A window of the Pseudomonas sp. B21_DOA genome harbors these coding sequences:
- a CDS encoding stage II sporulation protein M, which translates to MKQSLFETRHKAEWERFAVALEHLEHGKDTSQVAAFPKAYRRLCQHLALAQARGYSSFLIDSLQQQVLRGHQQLYRHRSRLGAQIISFILADFPRLVREEWRFVAVASLLFFGSLISFALLVYLFPELIYNLIPAEQVREMQGMYDPVAGHLGRSAERAASEDWVMFGYYVMHNIGIAFQTFASGLLIGVGSGFFLLYNGMIIGAVAGHLSEIGFGQTFWSFVIAHGAFELTAIALAGAAGLKLGWALIAPGRLTRSEALRLAARKGVMLVCGVMLFLLIAAFIEAYWSSKTSVTPLTKYAVGAALWLAVAVYLLFAGRTRHAPE; encoded by the coding sequence ATGAAGCAGAGCCTGTTCGAAACCCGCCACAAGGCTGAATGGGAGCGCTTCGCCGTGGCGCTCGAACACCTCGAACACGGCAAGGACACTTCGCAAGTGGCCGCTTTCCCCAAGGCCTATCGACGCCTCTGCCAACATCTGGCCCTGGCCCAGGCGCGCGGCTACAGCAGTTTTCTCATCGACTCATTGCAGCAGCAAGTGCTGCGCGGTCATCAACAGCTGTATCGGCATCGCAGTCGCCTGGGTGCGCAAATCATCAGTTTTATTCTCGCCGACTTCCCGCGACTGGTGCGTGAAGAGTGGCGCTTCGTCGCGGTCGCCAGCCTGCTGTTCTTCGGCAGCCTGATAAGTTTCGCGCTGCTGGTTTACCTGTTCCCGGAACTGATCTACAACCTGATCCCGGCCGAACAGGTGCGCGAGATGCAAGGCATGTACGACCCTGTCGCCGGCCACCTCGGCCGCTCCGCGGAACGGGCAGCCAGCGAAGATTGGGTGATGTTCGGCTATTACGTGATGCATAACATCGGCATTGCCTTTCAGACCTTCGCCAGCGGTTTGCTGATTGGCGTGGGCAGCGGTTTTTTCCTGCTCTACAACGGCATGATCATCGGCGCGGTGGCCGGACACCTCAGCGAAATCGGTTTTGGCCAGACCTTCTGGTCGTTCGTGATCGCTCACGGTGCATTCGAACTGACCGCCATCGCTCTCGCCGGTGCAGCCGGCCTGAAGCTGGGCTGGGCGCTGATTGCACCGGGGCGCCTGACGCGCAGCGAGGCACTGCGCCTGGCTGCGCGCAAAGGTGTAATGCTGGTGTGCGGGGTCATGCTGTTCTTGCTGATCGCTGCATTCATCGAGGCTTACTGGTCGTCGAAAACCAGCGTCACGCCGCTGACCAAATACGCCGTCGGCGCCGCGCTGTGGCTGGCCGTTGCGGTGTATCTGCTGTTTGCCGGAAGGACCCGCCATGCGCCTGAGTGA
- a CDS encoding RDD family protein — translation MLEPTAPPRKAPLDTRHQVETPEGIDLPLRPAGLMVRAVAFAIDLGIRGLILGVLFIALAFLGQLGMGLGSLLLFAISWWYMVLFEVLRQGRSPGKQWMGLRVVHDDGTPIGWSASLLRNLLRFVDLLPLGYFLGALSCLQHPTFKRLGDLAAGTLVVYSERPLSRPQLPDAEPRPCSFALTLSEQRAVLGFAERQAHLSPARVNELAALLAQPLHISAHKAVSELNGIARGLLGPTP, via the coding sequence ATGCTCGAACCCACAGCACCGCCAAGGAAAGCACCGCTGGATACGCGGCATCAGGTCGAAACGCCGGAAGGCATCGACCTGCCGTTGCGCCCTGCCGGGTTGATGGTGCGCGCCGTGGCATTTGCCATCGATCTAGGGATCCGCGGCCTGATTCTGGGCGTGCTGTTTATCGCACTGGCATTTCTCGGCCAGCTCGGCATGGGCCTCGGCTCTTTGCTGCTGTTTGCCATCAGTTGGTGGTACATGGTGCTGTTCGAGGTACTGCGTCAGGGCCGCTCGCCGGGTAAACAGTGGATGGGCTTGCGCGTCGTGCACGACGACGGCACGCCGATCGGCTGGTCGGCCTCGTTGCTGCGCAACCTGCTGCGTTTCGTCGATCTGCTGCCGCTCGGCTATTTCCTTGGTGCGCTCAGTTGCCTGCAGCACCCGACCTTCAAACGCCTCGGCGATCTTGCCGCCGGCACGCTGGTGGTTTACAGCGAGCGACCGCTGAGCCGTCCGCAATTGCCTGACGCCGAACCTCGCCCCTGCTCCTTTGCGCTCACACTCAGCGAACAACGCGCGGTGCTCGGTTTCGCCGAACGTCAGGCGCACCTGTCGCCGGCCCGGGTCAATGAGCTGGCGGCATTGCTGGCTCAGCCGCTGCACATTTCTGCGCACAAAGCGGTATCCGAACTCAACGGCATTGCGCGCGGTCTGTTGGGGCCGACGCCATGA
- a CDS encoding DUF4129 domain-containing protein, translating to MRLSDASVVIRPRTTWEAMDLGVLMSQQHRRLLMTSWAIVTLPLFALLSLLLWDSPSLAVFIFWWLKPAYERLPLYILSKALFGETPTLKQALREWPRLLKPQLLASLTWRRLSLSRSFVLPVTQLEGLDGEARQQRLQVLLQRNGGAAQWLTIIGMHLETALWIGLMLLFYMLLPQQIETDWDWQSLLLAADQDWRWLEHLTNVFYALILVAWGPVYVACGFSLYLNRRTQLEAWDIELVFRRLRQRLNNGVLGMLLAACLLLPNLQPAWASDAPDAPRLLNQPLTSQASRDSIQSLLEQPPFKNKESVTRYRFGDDPAKPAENQQPGEAPQWLKNLLGWLDGRHLDSLAGVIEVLLWGALIAALGWLIWRYREFLQAFVSRRPNLPTRRKPAAPSQVFGLDLNRETLPNDIAASAEQLWLSEPRAALGLLYRGLLSHLLHDFDLTLKAADTENQILKRIEQLQRPDLLAYSRNLTAHWQNMAYGHRVPAAHLQAELCDGWRELFSKGSGH from the coding sequence ATGCGCCTGAGTGACGCCAGTGTGGTGATTCGACCGCGCACGACCTGGGAAGCCATGGACCTGGGCGTGTTGATGAGCCAACAGCACCGCCGGTTATTAATGACCAGTTGGGCGATCGTCACCCTGCCGCTGTTCGCCCTGCTCAGCCTGTTGCTGTGGGATTCGCCATCGCTGGCGGTGTTCATTTTCTGGTGGCTGAAACCGGCCTATGAACGCCTGCCGTTGTACATCCTTTCCAAAGCGCTGTTCGGCGAAACTCCAACACTCAAGCAAGCCTTGCGTGAATGGCCGCGCCTGCTCAAGCCGCAACTGCTGGCGAGTCTGACCTGGCGACGGCTGAGCCTGAGTCGCAGCTTTGTGCTGCCGGTGACGCAACTCGAAGGTCTCGACGGCGAGGCCAGGCAACAACGGCTGCAGGTGCTGCTGCAACGTAACGGCGGCGCCGCGCAATGGTTGACGATTATCGGCATGCATCTGGAAACCGCGCTGTGGATCGGTTTGATGCTGCTGTTCTATATGTTGCTGCCGCAGCAGATCGAAACCGATTGGGACTGGCAGTCGCTGCTGCTCGCCGCCGATCAGGACTGGCGTTGGCTGGAGCATCTGACCAACGTTTTTTATGCACTGATCCTGGTGGCCTGGGGACCGGTATATGTCGCCTGCGGTTTCAGCCTGTACCTGAACCGCCGCACACAACTGGAAGCCTGGGATATCGAGCTGGTTTTCCGCCGTTTGCGCCAGCGCTTGAACAACGGCGTGCTCGGGATGTTGCTGGCGGCGTGTCTGCTGCTGCCGAATCTGCAACCGGCATGGGCCAGCGATGCGCCGGATGCTCCAAGGTTGCTCAATCAGCCGCTGACCAGTCAGGCCTCGCGTGACAGCATCCAGTCGCTGCTTGAGCAACCGCCGTTCAAGAACAAGGAAAGCGTCACCCGCTATCGCTTCGGCGACGACCCGGCAAAACCCGCCGAGAACCAGCAACCGGGTGAGGCACCGCAGTGGCTGAAAAACCTGCTCGGCTGGCTCGACGGCCGGCACCTCGATAGCCTCGCCGGCGTGATTGAGGTGCTGCTGTGGGGCGCGCTGATAGCCGCGCTGGGCTGGTTGATCTGGCGTTATCGCGAATTTCTCCAGGCTTTCGTCAGCCGCCGCCCGAACCTGCCAACGCGCCGCAAACCAGCGGCGCCGTCACAAGTCTTCGGCCTTGATCTGAACCGTGAAACCCTGCCGAATGACATCGCCGCCAGCGCCGAACAGTTGTGGCTGAGCGAACCTCGCGCCGCGCTGGGCCTGCTCTATCGCGGCCTGCTGAGCCATCTGCTGCATGATTTTGACCTGACGCTGAAAGCCGCCGACACGGAAAACCAGATCCTCAAACGCATTGAGCAATTACAACGCCCGGACCTGCTCGCCTACAGCCGCAACCTCACTGCTCACTGGCAGAACATGGCCTACGGGCATCGGGTTCCAGCCGCGCATCTGCAAGCAGAACTGTGCGACGGCTGGCGTGAATTGTTCAGCAAAGGATCCGGGCATTGA